gatgatactATATTTTATCATTCTCTTCGATATCATGCCATTGCTGTGGTCAGGCTGCAGGCACTCAAGCTGAATTCACTGTACCAGCCACCTTTCCTCCCACTAACATTGTATTTAACTGTCTTTGATTTACTCAAAAGGCAAAAAGACCACAAATAAATGAGGGAACAAGTGTACCATGTCAAAACAGACTTTCTGTACATAAAAATAATCTATatttgtgtacatatatatatattagttgTCTTTGCTCCCTCAAGCAGTTTTGGTTTATTGTGTCTCATTCTGTTTGAGGTAGCCTGTTTATATCAGGTAAACTAGGCTATGattaaaacagtattttcagACACAGCAAACATAATGGTCCAAGACCTCCATAGTTACACTACCAAGCAAGGGCAGCATGACAAGGCCATGCAAACAGGCtgctacacacacgcacacagtgtcAAAGTTTGTTATaatcagtcagagagagagtAAGCTTGTTACTACATGTTTTATCTTGACCTGAGCACTGATGATGCTCTGTGGGCTTATTTACTGATCTCTTCTCCCCAAGACTGAACTGCCTCTGAAGGCCCCCCAGGTTTCCTGTGTGAGCATTTGTTTGTGGTAATTTATCTAAATGGAAAAAAGCACATCAGTAGGCTGACTGGGGCCTGTAAAGAGGGCTTGTGTTAAAAGAGTGTACTGTACTGATTCAGAATAGCACTTTACTCACAATGCAACTCGACTGTAACAAGGAGtgtgctacagaggtctgattTCTAACTCCACAacctcagattaaaaaaaaaaaaaaaatccaactcaTAGCCCCAAAACTGACTCAAAAGATGTCACTTGTGGCAATTTAACAAATTTTGCAGTTTCTTctggaaatgtttttcacaTGCAGTAGAACTTcccaagacctgtaaacagactttgtgtaaagtgtttaatgtttaatatatATTCTCAAGACTCCTTTAAAGTGTCTGATCAcccaaactgcaaaaaaaaaaaaaacttttttagtTGCCCATAGTGGTGAAGTATCTAGACgctgattgttttgtttttatttgtggtggCTTTGAGATGTTTGTCTTTGAGATTTCCTCTGCCACCCCAATATAATAAAGGTGAATAGATTGTTGGTGCTCATGGAAATAACAGTTATTATGGACTGGActctttcatttcaaaagatACAGAGCTTAAATATTACCACAAACTAAATACCACAGTTGTGGGCCCAGCTACAAAATATAATTTGAACTTGTCCTGACCTGATGTTCATCCCCTAAAAGATTTCAGAAACGTACCATACAAACAATTAGAACCACaaacatgcagttttttttgcCACTCTCTGGTCCCCGTccacaatcacacatacacagctgtacacacacaataaaGGATCAGTAGTTTTCCCTGTTGATCCAATCTTGTTCATTGAAGTATCTCTTTCCACCGTCAAGATTCAGGCCATTTCTGTAGGAGTCCAGATTTGCTTGGTAGGATTTTCGGTTTCCGTAGGTTCCAAGGCTGGTTTGGTAAGTGTCTTCCTTGCCGTTGCTGATGTATGTCTGATAGAGGTCGGCCTTTGCTGTGTAACCCCCAGGCCTCAGTTTGGGTTCATAGAGGTCACTCCCTCCTCTGATGCTGACATCGTACAATCCATGGTCCCCATACACGCTGCTGCCATAATGCTCGCTCTTTGTTGTACGACGACCTAGACTCCTGTCATAAAGCTCTCTGTGCCCAGTGCGACCCAGACTGCTGTCATTCAGGTCCCTCTTTCCTGAGCGGCCCAAGCTGGTGTCGTAGAAGTCGCGGGTGCCACGACGTCCAAGGCTGAGGTCATTGATGTCAAAGTTGAGGAAGCAGCTCTCTGTGCTGGCAAGAGTCACAAAGCCGCTCTCTGTGTCCCGACCCCCCAGGTTGTCGTAGTCACCTGTCGGTGTGTCAGGGGAGGAGCATAAAAAGGAAGTGTTTTTGGTCTGTGGGCGAGTTGAAACCAGGTCATCGTCCTTCTGGGAGCGAATGACGTTGTAGACGTCTGTTGGAGCTGGGCTGGGGCAGAGGCCCGGGTCTGTCTGGCATACCTctgatttctgctgttttctccttctgtggcacacacagagaagcataAATAAGAAAAGAGCTCAAATATTAACCAGAATAAAACCTGAACCAGACTGTTTATAAGGTGTGGAGGATGCACCCAAAACACTTTTCCTGAAGTGAATACCAAATTGGTGAGGTTCATGATCTGAAACTGATTTTGAAAATTACAGTACCCAGCTGTCTGCAATTCTGtagcatttttaaaatgcaaaactaTACATTTGAAACATTATACAAAAAGGTTTTAGTGGGATAAAATGAGCTTGGACCTGATTCCTCACTCCTGAGAAGATCTGTTTGGTGATGAACATATTAATATTTGCAGTACAGTAGAGCAAAGCTCACTGCAGGTATTGTTTCAAATTGTGATTGTTGGAAATCTTTATCTTCAGGTGaagtaaaacatttatttgtccTTAGTATTTAGAATTTTGCCTTCGTTTTTGGATCCTCACCGTCTGACAAGCAGTTTGAAGCAGCAGACTCCAatcactgtcagcagcagcagtatcagGGGAATGGTGGGAATTATGATGTAAACCAAATTCAGAGctaaaagaaagacacagacaacagAGATGCAGATTTAGTGACCGTGATGCTGGGGTTTGGGTATGGCAGCATCAGAACAGTGAGTGTATTCTCTTCTCTACAGAAAATTATGTAAGGTTTATCAATACGAGTCTTGGGTCAGTCAACCTGTATTTCTGTTCTGGTTGTGGTCATTCGGATCCCACGGCCGCGCAGATGAAGGGAAGACATCTGTAATGAAAGGCATCTTTGACCGTCAGACTGTCTCACTCTATATTGAGCAGTCACTCTCCAAGTATTACGAATCTCTGCTAACTGGTGCACTATGTCATTATTTGGACAATCATACTGAGCATGTTTTACCTGTTTGCGTGGAGTTGGGAGAAGGGGAAGGGTCCAGTGGCTTCTCTGAGAAGAAAATAAGTCACAGTCAACAATGTTCAAGCTTTTTCAAAGTAACAGAATATTGAATTAGCGTGCGGCAGTACCTGCAGTGTATTTACAGATGAAGTT
This genomic stretch from Toxotes jaculatrix isolate fToxJac2 chromosome 12, fToxJac2.pri, whole genome shotgun sequence harbors:
- the layna gene encoding layilin, encoding MDLLTIFCYFLLLFFDPSAATSLITADIFEARGQRVCKAGKGRPCYKLAYFSELRRRLNFAEAEVACKRDGGQLLSVESASEQKIIEQLITELRPTDGDFWIGLRRNHGDEDSSSDCSSQYYWLDGSKSTFRNWHWDEPSCGYEVCVVMYHQPSAPPGLGGLYMFQWNDDNCNTKNNFICKYTAEKPLDPSPSPNSTQTDVFPSSARPWDPNDHNQNRNTALNLVYIIIPTIPLILLLLTVIGVCCFKLLVRRRRKQQKSEVCQTDPGLCPSPAPTDVYNVIRSQKDDDLVSTRPQTKNTSFLCSSPDTPTGDYDNLGGRDTESGFVTLASTESCFLNFDINDLSLGRRGTRDFYDTSLGRSGKRDLNDSSLGRTGHRELYDRSLGRRTTKSEHYGSSVYGDHGLYDVSIRGGSDLYEPKLRPGGYTAKADLYQTYISNGKEDTYQTSLGTYGNRKSYQANLDSYRNGLNLDGGKRYFNEQDWINRENY